One Intestinimonas butyriciproducens genomic window, ATGGCTGCGGCATTGAGAAGCCCCATATAGCATGCCGCCTTGTGCGGGTGCATATCCCGCAGCGCCGTTTTGTCAAGGCCGATGAGATAGCATGCGTAGGTCAAAGCTGAGGAGGAGGCCAGGAGGACTCCCCTTGGATCTGTTCCGGCGCCCAGCTCCAAAAGGCAGAGGGCGCCCAGCCCGGAGAGACCCAGAGCGAACAGCTTCCATGGACCCAGGCGCTCCCGGAAGCGCGCACGGCACAGCAGGGCAGTAAGGGCCGGATAGAGAAAATGGAGGGTGGTCGCCATACCGGTGGGGATATATAGATAGGACTGGTAGAGCATAAGGGTGGTGGTGACCCGAAAGCCCGCTCCCATCAGCAGGAGCAAGCCCGCCTCCCGCCGAGTGAGGCGCAGGGAAACCCCCTCCAGCCCCAGAAGCGCCAACAGCACCGGC contains:
- a CDS encoding DMT family transporter, which produces MVFSAASAVLFGVTPAVASRIYSMGGNAVTLTFYRNLMAVPVLLALLGLEGVSLRLTRREAGLLLLMGAGFRVTTTLMLYQSYLYIPTGMATTLHFLYPALTALLCRARFRERLGPWKLFALGLSGLGALCLLELGAGTDPRGVLLASSSALTYACYLIGLDKTALRDMHPHKAACYMGLLNAAAMLAVGLPTHQLRLALPPAALGLSFLLAVSTSFLAVSLLQRGIRLLGASSAALFSMLEPITSVAVGCLALAESVSRRSLLGCALILAGVALTALAGQRQAVEK